In Misgurnus anguillicaudatus unplaced genomic scaffold, ASM2758022v2 HiC_scaffold_26, whole genome shotgun sequence, the following proteins share a genomic window:
- the LOC141362387 gene encoding E3 ubiquitin/ISG15 ligase TRIM25-like translates to MAESSISVIQDQFICSICLDLLKDPVTIPCGHSYCMSCITNCWNQDDQKRNYSCPQCRQTFNTRPDLNKSTMLAEVVEMLKKTKIQPARPDHSYVEAEDVKCDVCTERKHKAIKSCLVCLNSYCQNHFEQHEELQSDRRHKVIDATRRLQQMICPKHDKQMEIYCRNDQHCICYLCTIDEHKNHDTVSAATERTEKQRLLEDKQRKLHQRIQEKEKKLQDLRESVKIHTISAQTAVDDTERIFTQLITSIERRRSEVIQLIRDQERAEVSRAEDLLKKLKQEIDDLRRRNNMMDKLLQTKDHISFLQSFQSLSSSPGSSDNIIFSSQTFDDVSSSVTKLKENMEDLCKVEIEKISEKVACIEIIPTNLPKTRQELLQNFTLFSLDPNTAHREIYLSEKNRAVTRTSTDQQYPDHSDRFDGWPQVLCKESLCGRCYWEIELSGSNGVYISVSYKSISRKGDTYKSLLGFNDQPCRLFCSSSQCSFFYNGITTNLPVVSSSSRIGVYVDHSAGILSFYSVSDTMTLIHRVNTTFTQPLYPGFMLGTSSTVKLCDLAL, encoded by the exons ATGGCAGAATCCAGTATTTCAGTGATTCAGGATCAGTTCATCTGTTCAATCTGTCTGGATTTACTGAAGGATCCAGTGACCATTCCCTGtggacacagttactgtatgagCTGTATTACAAACTGCTGGAATCAAGACGATCAGAAGAGAAACTACAGCTGCCCTCAATGCAGACAGACCTTCAATACAAGACctgatttaaataaaagcacCATGCTGGCTGAAGTGGTGGAGATGCTGaagaagacaaaaatacaaccTGCTCGTCCTGATCACAGTTATGTTGAAGCTGAAGATGTGAAGTGTGACGTCTGTactgagagaaaacacaaagctaTCAAGTCCTGTCTGGTGTGTCTGAACTCTTACTGTCAAAATCACTTTGAACAACATGAAGAACTTCAATCTGATAGACGACACAAAGTGATTGATGCCACTAGACGACTTCAGCAGATGATTTGCCCAAAACATGATAAACAAATGGAAATCTACTGCCGCAATGACCAACACTGTATTTGTTATCTGTGTACAATTGATGAACATAAAAATCACGACACTGTATCAGCTGCAACGGAGAGAACTGAAAAACAG AGATTACTGGAGGACAAGCAGAGAAAACTCCATCAGAGAATCCAGGAGAAAGAGAAGAAGCTTCAGGATCTAAGAGAGTCTGTGAAGATTCACACG ATCTCTGCACAGACAGCAGTGGACGACACCGAGAGGATCTTTACTCAACTGATCACATCCATTGAGAGAAGACGATCTGAGGTGATACAactgatcagagatcaggaaaGGGCAGAAGTGAGTCGAGCTGAAGATCTCTTGAAGAAACTGAAGCAGGAGATTGATGATCTGAGGAGGAGAAATAATATGATGGACAAACTTTTACAAACAAAAGATCACATCAGTTTCCTTCAG AGTTTTCAGTCTCTCTCTTCATCTCCTGGATCTTCAGACAACATCATTTTTAGTTCTCAAACGTTTGATGATGTGAGCAGTTCTGTCACTAAACTGAAAGAAAATATGGAGGATTTATGCAAAGTAGAGATTGAAAAGATATCTGAGAAAG TTGCATGCATTGAAATTATTCCCACCAATTTACCGAAGACCAGACAGGAGCTTCTACAAA atttcactctcttctcTCTGGATCCAAACACAGCACATAGAGAAATCTATCTGTCTGAGAAGAACAGAGCGGTTACTCGCACTTCCACAGATCAGCAGTATCCTGATCATTCAGACAGATTTGATGGTTGGCCTCAGGTGTTGTGTAAAGAGAGTTTGTGTGGACGCTGTTACTGGGAGATTGAGTTGAGTGGGAGTAATGGTGTGtatatatcagtgtcatataaGAGCATCAGCAGGAAGGGAGACACATATAAGAGTTTATTGGGATTTAATGATCAGCCCTGTCGTTTGTTCTGCTCTTCATCTCAATGCTCTTTCTTTTACAATGGCATAACAACAAATCTCCCTGTAGTGTCCAGTTCTTCTAGAATAGGAGTTTATGTGGATCACAGTGCAGGAATTTTGTCTTTCTACAGCGTTTCTGACACAATGACCCTCATCCACAGAGTCAACACCACATTCACTCAACCGCTCTATCCTGGGTTTATGTTAGGTACGAGCTCAACAGTGAAACTATGTGATCTAGCATTATAA